In one window of Drosophila ananassae strain 14024-0371.13 chromosome XR, ASM1763931v2, whole genome shotgun sequence DNA:
- the LOC6504517 gene encoding phospholipid-transporting ATPase ABCA3 isoform X1, producing MAKVSNWDKFVLLLWKNWTLQWNHKWQMIIELVLPAIFSLLLVLVRTLVDTEQMNTREYPALNITDLSLLKNSLHRSSYLGKLLALIAPNQQRSSLHGINNFKYMVCYSPTSPALERLVTEAIYNLDPGMAEPCSSANAMQLEDDVISKSAFAGIQFDDSWAGSDSLPDDFRFSLRFPSELRTATIAIANTWLTMRLFPTIDLTGPRNEGDVDGGIPVGYLREGFLPLQHQLSMAFLRNKTNGVGELPDIHMQRYPYPSYIFDPLLEGMSSIMSLIILLSFIYPCTYITKFITAEKEKQLKEVMKIQGLSNWLHWTAWFVKSFIMLTISAILIAILVKIHWSEDVAVLTHASFTALVFFLIIYLIASICFCFMMATFFSRASTAAAVTGLIWFIAYIPYSFTINSYDSLTLGSKLGWSLVSNTAMGFGIKLILGFEGTGEGLQWSNIFTPVSVDDTLTIGAVMIMMLVSCVLYMTICLYVEQIMPGSFGVPKPWNFPFTREFWCGEREYTGVEDIPNGYLEQRDPNAFESEPAGKHIGLQMRHLKKKFADKLVVKGLSMNMFEDEITVLLGHNGAGKTTTISMLTGMFPPSSGTAIINGSDIRTNIEGARMSLGICPQHNVLFDEMSVADHIRFFSRMKGLRGKAVEQEVAKYLKMIELEDKANVASCKLSGGMKRKLSVCCALCGDTKVVLCDEPSSGMDPSARRQLWDLLQQEKIGRTLLLTTHFMDEADVLGDRIAIMCDGELKCHGTSFFLKKQYGSGYRLICVKRDDCQTNEVTALLNKYIPGLKPECDIGAELSYQLPDSASSKFEDMFGELEKQSDGLHLNGYGVGITSMEEVFMKVGAEKDNTGNLKDPSEIMNGGTGYRGPGDDDNESVQSDGIFSENRRLLNGLQLLSNQWKAMLLKKFLYTWRNKLLLLIQNIMPVFFVVVTILIIKTQGTFQELKPITFSLTQYPVAVTVLDRYEAVNDSPIYKYSQAYEVLSKSYGNDFGLEVTENQNFTRHILELGKTIQVRVNSRYLVAASFKATNITAWLNNQALHTAPLTVNMVHNAIAQTLSPNISIEVTNAPLPYTTSTLLSQLSTGNNLGTQLASNLCFCMCFVSSIYILFLIKERESRAKLLQFVGGVKVWTFWCTQFICDFVTYAITAFIVIITIVCFQESGLSTFGELGRYFSLLLLFGFACLPFIYIMSLFFKEPATGFARVSIVNIFCGMALFIVVVVMSSDFFDTKDTANILGWIFRIFPHFSLAMGLNKVYTNTATRNACAKVGSIPPIILCELVPQCCNIKPYFAWEEPGVLPETVYMAVTGVVFFLIIIVLEFRLINELIYNIRKIVSKPPPPPPDGHLDEDVASERERILNMSSHELANKNLVLDRVTKYYGQFLAVNQVSLCVQEVECFGLLGVNGAGKTTTFKMMTGDERISSGSAYVQGLSLESNMNSIYKMIGYCPQFDALLDDLTGREMLRIFCMLRGVQESRIKQLSEDLAKSFGFMKHIDKRTHAYSGGNKRKLSTAIAVIGSPSVIYLDEPTTGMDPAARRQLWNMVCRIRDSGKSIVLTSHSMEECEALCTRLAIMVNGEFKCIGSTQHLKNKFSKGLILKIKVRRNLEAVRQGRLSGGGLAGNGSAFQVRNDDELPVAVQLAQQEIDAVKEFVEREYPHSILQEEYQGILTFYIPLTGVKWSRIFGLMESNRDQLNVEDYSVSQTTLEEIFLEFAKYQREDTRANQQRYDVKRLCKCLLANEY from the exons ATGGCAAAGGTCAGTAACTGGGACAAGTTTGTCCTGTTACTTTGGAAGAACTGGACCCTCCAATGGAACCACAAATGGCAGATGATCATCGAACTGGTATTGCCGGCCATATTCTCCCTGCTCCTGGTTCTGGTCCGCACCCTGGTCGATACGGAGCAAATGAATACTAGGGAGTACCCCGCTCTCAACATTACAGATCTGAGTTTGCTGAA GAATTCGTTGCATAGATCGTCCTACCTTGGCAAGCTCCTAGCGCTGATTGCACCCAACCAACAGAg gAGTTCGCTGCATGGAATCAACAACTTCAAGTACATGGTGTGCTACTCCCCGACCAGTCCCGCCCTGGAGCGACTGGTCACCGAAGCCATCTACAATCTGGACCCAGGAATGGCGGAGCCGTGCTCTTCGGCCAATGCCATGCAGTTGGAGGATGATGTGATTAGCAAAAGTGCCTTTGCCGGCATCCAGTTCGATGATTCGTGGGCGGGAAGTGACTCATTGCCGGATGATTTTCGATTCTCGCTGAGATTTCCATCCGAACTGAGAACGGCAACGATCGCGATCGCAAACACATGGCTGACGATGCGACTATTTCCGACAATCGATCTGACGGGTCCCCGGAACGAGGGCGACGTCGATGGCGGCATACCCGTGGGCTATCTCCGTGAAGGATTCCTGCCACTGCAGCACCAACTATCGATGGCGTTCTTAAGGAACAAAACGAATGGAGTTGGAGAGCTGCCGGACATACATATGCAACGATATCCGTATCCATCGTACATTTTCGATCCACTTTTGGAGGGAATGTCGTCGATAATGTCACTGATCATACTGCTGAGCTTCATATATCCCTGCACTTATATTACAAAG TTCATAACCGCCGAAAAGGAGAAACAGCTCAAGGAAGTGATGAAAATACAGGGTCTGAGCAACTGGCTCCACTGGACGGCGTGGTTCGTCAAGTCCTTCATAATGCTCACCATATCGGCCATCCTGATAGCCATTCTGGTGAAGATCCACTGGTCGGAGGACGTGGCCGTGCTGACACATGCCAGCTTCACGGCCCTGGTCTTCTTCCTGATCATCTACTTGATAGCCAGTATCTGCTTCTGCTTCATGATGGCCACGTTCTTCTCCCGGGCGAGTACTGCGGCGGCGGTCACTGGCCTCATTTGGTTCATAGCCTACATACCGTACTCCTTCACGATCAACTCATACGACAGCCTGACCCTCGGCTCGAAACTGGGCTGGAGTCTGGTCTCGAACACGGCCATGGGCTTCGGGATTAAACTGATCCTCGGCTTCGAGGGTACGGGCGAAGGCCTCCAATGGAGTAATATCTTCACACCCGTCTCCGTCGATGATACCCTGACGATAGGAGCTGTGATGATAATGATGCTGGTGTCGTGTGTCCTTTACATGACCATCTGCCTCTATGTGGAGCAGATAATGCCGGGCAGCTTTGGAGTGCCGAAGCCATGGAATTTCCCCTTCACCCGGGAGTTCTGGTGCGGGGAACGGGAGTACACGGGCGTGGAGGACATACCGAATGGTTATCTGGAGCAGCGTGATCCCAATGCCTTCGAATCGGAGCCGGCCGGCAAGCACATCGGTCTTCAGATGCGACATCTCAAGAAGAAGTTCGCCGATAAGCTGGTCGTCAAAGGCCTCTCGATGAACATGTTCGAGGATGAAATAACGGTGCTCCTGGGACACAATGGAGCGGGCAAGACAACCACAATATCAATGCTAACTGGCATGTTCCCACCCTCTAGCGGCACGGCGATCATCAATGGCAGTGACATCCGAACGAACATAGAAGGCGCCCGGATGTCCTTGGGTATCTGTCCTCAGCACAATGTCCTCTTCGACGAGATGAGCGTGGCGGATCACATCCGATTCTTCAGCCGCATGAAGGGATTGAGGGGCAAGGCCGTGGAGCAGGAGGTGGCCAAGTACCTGAAGATGATCGAGCTGGAGGACAAGGCGAATGTCGCCTCCTGCAAGCTATCCGGCGGCATGAAGCGGAAGCTCTCCGTCTGCTGTGCCCTGTGCGGTGACACCAAGGTGGTGCTCTGTGATGAGCCGAGTTCCGGAATGGATCCATCGGCCAGGCGGCAGTTGTGGGATCTCCTGCAGCAGGAGAAGATCGGCAGGACACTGCTGCTGACCACACATTTCATGGACGAGGCGGATGTCCTGGGCGATCGGATTGCAATCATGTGTGATGGGGAGCTGAAGTGCCATGGCACTTCCTTTTTCCTCAAGAAGCAATACGGTTCTGGCTACCGATTG ATCTGTGTCAAACGCGATGACTGCCAAACCAACGAGGTGACTGCCCTGCTGAACAAATATATTCCGGGTCTGAAGCCGGAATGCGATATCGGTGCTGAACTCTCCTACCAATTGCCGGACAGTGCCTCCAGTAAGTTCGAGGACATGTTCGGGGAGCTGGAGAAGCAATCGGATGGACTGCACTTGAATGGTTATGGCGTTGGCATCACCTCCATGGAGGAGGTGTTCATGAAGGTGGGCGCCGAAAAGGATAATACCGGTAACCTGAAGGATCCCAGCGAAATAATGAACGGCGGCACCGGCTACCGTGGTCCCGGGGACGACGACAACGAATCCGTACAGT CCGATGGCATCTTCTCGGAGAATCGACGTCTCCTCAACGGCCTCCAGCTGCTGTCCAATCAGTGGAAGGCCATGCTCCTCAAGAAGTTCCTCTACACATGGCGGAATAAACTGCTACTCCTCATCCAGAACATAATGCCAGTGTTCTTTGTCGTTGTCACCATTCTGATAATTAAGACCCAGGGCACTTTCCAGGAACTGAAACCGATTACCTTCTCCCTGACCCAATACCCAGTGGCAGTTACGGTCCTGGATCGATACGAAGCCGTGAATGATAGTCCCATTTACAAGTATTCCCAGGCATACGAGGTCTTGTCGAAGTCGTACGGCAATGATTTTGGCTTGGAGGTGACGGAAAATCAGAATTTTACG AGGCACATCTTGGAGCTGGGAAAGACGATCCAAGTGAGGGTCAACTCCCGCTACCTGGTGGCCGCCAGCTTCAAAGCCACCAACATCACCGCCTGGCTGAACAACCAGGCCCTCCACACGGCCCCACTTACGGTGAACATGGTGCACAATGCCATTGCCCAGACCCTGTCGCCGAACATCAGTATAGAGGTGACGAACGCACCGCTACCGTACACCACCAGCACATTACTCTCCCAGCTGAGCACCGGGAATAATCTGGGCACCCAACTGGCCTCCAATCTGTGCTTCTGCATGTGCTTTGTCAGCTCCATTTATATCCTGTTCCTGATCAAGGAGCGAGAGTCGCGAGCGAAGCTCCTACAGTTTGTCGGTGGCGTTAAAGTCTGGACCTTCTGGTGTACACAGTTTATATGTGACTTCGTCACCTATGCGATCACCGCCTTCATCGTCATCATCACGATTGTCTGCTTCCAGGAGTCGGGATTGTCGACATTTGGGGAACTGGGACGTTACTTTTCCCTCCTCCTACTCTTCGGATTCGCCTGCCTGCCCTTCATCTACATCATGTCCTTGTTCTTCAAGGAACCAGCCACCGGTTTCGCTCGCGTCTCCATCGTCAATATATTCTGTGGAATGGCTCTGTTCATTGTCGTTGTGGTGATGTCATCCGATTTCTTTGATACCAAGGATACGGCCAATATATTGGGATGGATATTCCGCATCTTTCCGCACTTCTCACTGGCCATGGGACTGAACAAGGTCTACACGAATACGGCGACCAGGAATGCCTGCGCCAAGGTCGGCTCCATACCCCCAATAATACTCTGCGAATTGGTGCCACAGTGTTGCA ATATCAAGCCCTATTTCGCCTGGGAGGAGCCTGGAGTCTTGCCAGAAACCGTCTACATGGCCGTCACTGGTGTCGTTTTTTTCCTAATCATCATCGTCTTGGAATTCCGATTGATCAACGAACTTATCTACAATATCCGTAAAATTGTATC gaagccaccgccaccacctccGGATGGTCATTTGGACGAGGACGTGGCCTCCGAAAGGGAACGCATCCTCAACATGAGTTCCCATGAGTTGGCCAACAAGAATCTGGTTCTGGATCGTGTCACCAAATATTATGGACAATTCTTGGCCGTCAATCAGGTGTCGCTCTGCGTTCAGGA AGTCGAGTGCTTTGGGCTGCTGGGCGTGAACGGTGCCGGCAAGACGACCACCTTCAAGATGATGACTGGCGACGAGCGGATCAGCTCCGGATCGGCCTATGTCCAGGGTCTGAGCCTGGAATCGAACATGAACAGCATCTACAAGATGATCGGCTACTGTCCGCAGTTCGACGCCCTGCTGGACGACCTGACGGGCCGGGAAATGTTACGGATATTCTGCATGCTGCGTGGCGTCCAAGAGTCCAGGATCAAGCAGCTGTCGGAGGATCTGGCCAAGTCCTTTGGCTTCATGAAGCACATCGATAAGAGAACGCATGCCTACAGTGGCGGCAATAAGCGAAAGTTGAGTACAGCCATTGCCGTAATCGGCAGTCCGTCCGTCATCTATTTGGATGAACCCACCACGGGCATGGATCCCGCCGCCCGGCGTCAGCTGTGGAATATGGTCTGCCGCATCCGGGACTCTGGCAAGTCCATCGTCCTTACCTCCCACAGCATGGAGGAGTGCGAGGCGCTGTGCACCCGACTAGCCATCATGGTGAACGGGGAGTTCAAGTGCATCGGCTCTACCCAGCATTTGAAGAACAAGTTCTCCAAGGGTCTGATCCTCAAGATCAAGGTGCGTCGCAATCTGGAGGCGGTGCGTCAGGGGCGATTGAGTGGCGGCGGTTTGGCAGGTAATGGTAGTGCCTTCCAGGTGAGGAACGATGATGAGTTGCCGGTGGCCGTCCAGCTGGCGCAGCAGGAGATCGATGCCGTCAAGGAGTTTGTGGAGCGCGAGTATCCGCACTCGATACTACA AGAGGAGTACCAGGGCATCCTAACGTTCTATATACCCCTGACGGGGGTGAAATGGTCCCGGATCTTCGGCCTGATGGAGAGCAATCGGGACCAGCTGAACGTGGAGGACTACTCGGTGAGCCAGACGACGCTGGAGGAGATCTTCCTGGAGTTCGCCAAGTACCAGCGGGAGGATACGCGAGCCAACCA gCAGCGGTATGATGTGAAAAGGCTGTGCAAGTGCCTGCTAGCAAATGAGTATTGA
- the LOC6504517 gene encoding phospholipid-transporting ATPase ABCA3 isoform X2, which yields MAKVSNWDKFVLLLWKNWTLQWNHKWQMIIELVLPAIFSLLLVLVRTLVDTEQMNTREYPALNITDLSLLKSSLHGINNFKYMVCYSPTSPALERLVTEAIYNLDPGMAEPCSSANAMQLEDDVISKSAFAGIQFDDSWAGSDSLPDDFRFSLRFPSELRTATIAIANTWLTMRLFPTIDLTGPRNEGDVDGGIPVGYLREGFLPLQHQLSMAFLRNKTNGVGELPDIHMQRYPYPSYIFDPLLEGMSSIMSLIILLSFIYPCTYITKFITAEKEKQLKEVMKIQGLSNWLHWTAWFVKSFIMLTISAILIAILVKIHWSEDVAVLTHASFTALVFFLIIYLIASICFCFMMATFFSRASTAAAVTGLIWFIAYIPYSFTINSYDSLTLGSKLGWSLVSNTAMGFGIKLILGFEGTGEGLQWSNIFTPVSVDDTLTIGAVMIMMLVSCVLYMTICLYVEQIMPGSFGVPKPWNFPFTREFWCGEREYTGVEDIPNGYLEQRDPNAFESEPAGKHIGLQMRHLKKKFADKLVVKGLSMNMFEDEITVLLGHNGAGKTTTISMLTGMFPPSSGTAIINGSDIRTNIEGARMSLGICPQHNVLFDEMSVADHIRFFSRMKGLRGKAVEQEVAKYLKMIELEDKANVASCKLSGGMKRKLSVCCALCGDTKVVLCDEPSSGMDPSARRQLWDLLQQEKIGRTLLLTTHFMDEADVLGDRIAIMCDGELKCHGTSFFLKKQYGSGYRLICVKRDDCQTNEVTALLNKYIPGLKPECDIGAELSYQLPDSASSKFEDMFGELEKQSDGLHLNGYGVGITSMEEVFMKVGAEKDNTGNLKDPSEIMNGGTGYRGPGDDDNESVQSDGIFSENRRLLNGLQLLSNQWKAMLLKKFLYTWRNKLLLLIQNIMPVFFVVVTILIIKTQGTFQELKPITFSLTQYPVAVTVLDRYEAVNDSPIYKYSQAYEVLSKSYGNDFGLEVTENQNFTRHILELGKTIQVRVNSRYLVAASFKATNITAWLNNQALHTAPLTVNMVHNAIAQTLSPNISIEVTNAPLPYTTSTLLSQLSTGNNLGTQLASNLCFCMCFVSSIYILFLIKERESRAKLLQFVGGVKVWTFWCTQFICDFVTYAITAFIVIITIVCFQESGLSTFGELGRYFSLLLLFGFACLPFIYIMSLFFKEPATGFARVSIVNIFCGMALFIVVVVMSSDFFDTKDTANILGWIFRIFPHFSLAMGLNKVYTNTATRNACAKVGSIPPIILCELVPQCCNIKPYFAWEEPGVLPETVYMAVTGVVFFLIIIVLEFRLINELIYNIRKIVSKPPPPPPDGHLDEDVASERERILNMSSHELANKNLVLDRVTKYYGQFLAVNQVSLCVQEVECFGLLGVNGAGKTTTFKMMTGDERISSGSAYVQGLSLESNMNSIYKMIGYCPQFDALLDDLTGREMLRIFCMLRGVQESRIKQLSEDLAKSFGFMKHIDKRTHAYSGGNKRKLSTAIAVIGSPSVIYLDEPTTGMDPAARRQLWNMVCRIRDSGKSIVLTSHSMEECEALCTRLAIMVNGEFKCIGSTQHLKNKFSKGLILKIKVRRNLEAVRQGRLSGGGLAGNGSAFQVRNDDELPVAVQLAQQEIDAVKEFVEREYPHSILQEEYQGILTFYIPLTGVKWSRIFGLMESNRDQLNVEDYSVSQTTLEEIFLEFAKYQREDTRANQQRYDVKRLCKCLLANEY from the exons ATGGCAAAGGTCAGTAACTGGGACAAGTTTGTCCTGTTACTTTGGAAGAACTGGACCCTCCAATGGAACCACAAATGGCAGATGATCATCGAACTGGTATTGCCGGCCATATTCTCCCTGCTCCTGGTTCTGGTCCGCACCCTGGTCGATACGGAGCAAATGAATACTAGGGAGTACCCCGCTCTCAACATTACAGATCTGAGTTTGCTGAA gAGTTCGCTGCATGGAATCAACAACTTCAAGTACATGGTGTGCTACTCCCCGACCAGTCCCGCCCTGGAGCGACTGGTCACCGAAGCCATCTACAATCTGGACCCAGGAATGGCGGAGCCGTGCTCTTCGGCCAATGCCATGCAGTTGGAGGATGATGTGATTAGCAAAAGTGCCTTTGCCGGCATCCAGTTCGATGATTCGTGGGCGGGAAGTGACTCATTGCCGGATGATTTTCGATTCTCGCTGAGATTTCCATCCGAACTGAGAACGGCAACGATCGCGATCGCAAACACATGGCTGACGATGCGACTATTTCCGACAATCGATCTGACGGGTCCCCGGAACGAGGGCGACGTCGATGGCGGCATACCCGTGGGCTATCTCCGTGAAGGATTCCTGCCACTGCAGCACCAACTATCGATGGCGTTCTTAAGGAACAAAACGAATGGAGTTGGAGAGCTGCCGGACATACATATGCAACGATATCCGTATCCATCGTACATTTTCGATCCACTTTTGGAGGGAATGTCGTCGATAATGTCACTGATCATACTGCTGAGCTTCATATATCCCTGCACTTATATTACAAAG TTCATAACCGCCGAAAAGGAGAAACAGCTCAAGGAAGTGATGAAAATACAGGGTCTGAGCAACTGGCTCCACTGGACGGCGTGGTTCGTCAAGTCCTTCATAATGCTCACCATATCGGCCATCCTGATAGCCATTCTGGTGAAGATCCACTGGTCGGAGGACGTGGCCGTGCTGACACATGCCAGCTTCACGGCCCTGGTCTTCTTCCTGATCATCTACTTGATAGCCAGTATCTGCTTCTGCTTCATGATGGCCACGTTCTTCTCCCGGGCGAGTACTGCGGCGGCGGTCACTGGCCTCATTTGGTTCATAGCCTACATACCGTACTCCTTCACGATCAACTCATACGACAGCCTGACCCTCGGCTCGAAACTGGGCTGGAGTCTGGTCTCGAACACGGCCATGGGCTTCGGGATTAAACTGATCCTCGGCTTCGAGGGTACGGGCGAAGGCCTCCAATGGAGTAATATCTTCACACCCGTCTCCGTCGATGATACCCTGACGATAGGAGCTGTGATGATAATGATGCTGGTGTCGTGTGTCCTTTACATGACCATCTGCCTCTATGTGGAGCAGATAATGCCGGGCAGCTTTGGAGTGCCGAAGCCATGGAATTTCCCCTTCACCCGGGAGTTCTGGTGCGGGGAACGGGAGTACACGGGCGTGGAGGACATACCGAATGGTTATCTGGAGCAGCGTGATCCCAATGCCTTCGAATCGGAGCCGGCCGGCAAGCACATCGGTCTTCAGATGCGACATCTCAAGAAGAAGTTCGCCGATAAGCTGGTCGTCAAAGGCCTCTCGATGAACATGTTCGAGGATGAAATAACGGTGCTCCTGGGACACAATGGAGCGGGCAAGACAACCACAATATCAATGCTAACTGGCATGTTCCCACCCTCTAGCGGCACGGCGATCATCAATGGCAGTGACATCCGAACGAACATAGAAGGCGCCCGGATGTCCTTGGGTATCTGTCCTCAGCACAATGTCCTCTTCGACGAGATGAGCGTGGCGGATCACATCCGATTCTTCAGCCGCATGAAGGGATTGAGGGGCAAGGCCGTGGAGCAGGAGGTGGCCAAGTACCTGAAGATGATCGAGCTGGAGGACAAGGCGAATGTCGCCTCCTGCAAGCTATCCGGCGGCATGAAGCGGAAGCTCTCCGTCTGCTGTGCCCTGTGCGGTGACACCAAGGTGGTGCTCTGTGATGAGCCGAGTTCCGGAATGGATCCATCGGCCAGGCGGCAGTTGTGGGATCTCCTGCAGCAGGAGAAGATCGGCAGGACACTGCTGCTGACCACACATTTCATGGACGAGGCGGATGTCCTGGGCGATCGGATTGCAATCATGTGTGATGGGGAGCTGAAGTGCCATGGCACTTCCTTTTTCCTCAAGAAGCAATACGGTTCTGGCTACCGATTG ATCTGTGTCAAACGCGATGACTGCCAAACCAACGAGGTGACTGCCCTGCTGAACAAATATATTCCGGGTCTGAAGCCGGAATGCGATATCGGTGCTGAACTCTCCTACCAATTGCCGGACAGTGCCTCCAGTAAGTTCGAGGACATGTTCGGGGAGCTGGAGAAGCAATCGGATGGACTGCACTTGAATGGTTATGGCGTTGGCATCACCTCCATGGAGGAGGTGTTCATGAAGGTGGGCGCCGAAAAGGATAATACCGGTAACCTGAAGGATCCCAGCGAAATAATGAACGGCGGCACCGGCTACCGTGGTCCCGGGGACGACGACAACGAATCCGTACAGT CCGATGGCATCTTCTCGGAGAATCGACGTCTCCTCAACGGCCTCCAGCTGCTGTCCAATCAGTGGAAGGCCATGCTCCTCAAGAAGTTCCTCTACACATGGCGGAATAAACTGCTACTCCTCATCCAGAACATAATGCCAGTGTTCTTTGTCGTTGTCACCATTCTGATAATTAAGACCCAGGGCACTTTCCAGGAACTGAAACCGATTACCTTCTCCCTGACCCAATACCCAGTGGCAGTTACGGTCCTGGATCGATACGAAGCCGTGAATGATAGTCCCATTTACAAGTATTCCCAGGCATACGAGGTCTTGTCGAAGTCGTACGGCAATGATTTTGGCTTGGAGGTGACGGAAAATCAGAATTTTACG AGGCACATCTTGGAGCTGGGAAAGACGATCCAAGTGAGGGTCAACTCCCGCTACCTGGTGGCCGCCAGCTTCAAAGCCACCAACATCACCGCCTGGCTGAACAACCAGGCCCTCCACACGGCCCCACTTACGGTGAACATGGTGCACAATGCCATTGCCCAGACCCTGTCGCCGAACATCAGTATAGAGGTGACGAACGCACCGCTACCGTACACCACCAGCACATTACTCTCCCAGCTGAGCACCGGGAATAATCTGGGCACCCAACTGGCCTCCAATCTGTGCTTCTGCATGTGCTTTGTCAGCTCCATTTATATCCTGTTCCTGATCAAGGAGCGAGAGTCGCGAGCGAAGCTCCTACAGTTTGTCGGTGGCGTTAAAGTCTGGACCTTCTGGTGTACACAGTTTATATGTGACTTCGTCACCTATGCGATCACCGCCTTCATCGTCATCATCACGATTGTCTGCTTCCAGGAGTCGGGATTGTCGACATTTGGGGAACTGGGACGTTACTTTTCCCTCCTCCTACTCTTCGGATTCGCCTGCCTGCCCTTCATCTACATCATGTCCTTGTTCTTCAAGGAACCAGCCACCGGTTTCGCTCGCGTCTCCATCGTCAATATATTCTGTGGAATGGCTCTGTTCATTGTCGTTGTGGTGATGTCATCCGATTTCTTTGATACCAAGGATACGGCCAATATATTGGGATGGATATTCCGCATCTTTCCGCACTTCTCACTGGCCATGGGACTGAACAAGGTCTACACGAATACGGCGACCAGGAATGCCTGCGCCAAGGTCGGCTCCATACCCCCAATAATACTCTGCGAATTGGTGCCACAGTGTTGCA ATATCAAGCCCTATTTCGCCTGGGAGGAGCCTGGAGTCTTGCCAGAAACCGTCTACATGGCCGTCACTGGTGTCGTTTTTTTCCTAATCATCATCGTCTTGGAATTCCGATTGATCAACGAACTTATCTACAATATCCGTAAAATTGTATC gaagccaccgccaccacctccGGATGGTCATTTGGACGAGGACGTGGCCTCCGAAAGGGAACGCATCCTCAACATGAGTTCCCATGAGTTGGCCAACAAGAATCTGGTTCTGGATCGTGTCACCAAATATTATGGACAATTCTTGGCCGTCAATCAGGTGTCGCTCTGCGTTCAGGA AGTCGAGTGCTTTGGGCTGCTGGGCGTGAACGGTGCCGGCAAGACGACCACCTTCAAGATGATGACTGGCGACGAGCGGATCAGCTCCGGATCGGCCTATGTCCAGGGTCTGAGCCTGGAATCGAACATGAACAGCATCTACAAGATGATCGGCTACTGTCCGCAGTTCGACGCCCTGCTGGACGACCTGACGGGCCGGGAAATGTTACGGATATTCTGCATGCTGCGTGGCGTCCAAGAGTCCAGGATCAAGCAGCTGTCGGAGGATCTGGCCAAGTCCTTTGGCTTCATGAAGCACATCGATAAGAGAACGCATGCCTACAGTGGCGGCAATAAGCGAAAGTTGAGTACAGCCATTGCCGTAATCGGCAGTCCGTCCGTCATCTATTTGGATGAACCCACCACGGGCATGGATCCCGCCGCCCGGCGTCAGCTGTGGAATATGGTCTGCCGCATCCGGGACTCTGGCAAGTCCATCGTCCTTACCTCCCACAGCATGGAGGAGTGCGAGGCGCTGTGCACCCGACTAGCCATCATGGTGAACGGGGAGTTCAAGTGCATCGGCTCTACCCAGCATTTGAAGAACAAGTTCTCCAAGGGTCTGATCCTCAAGATCAAGGTGCGTCGCAATCTGGAGGCGGTGCGTCAGGGGCGATTGAGTGGCGGCGGTTTGGCAGGTAATGGTAGTGCCTTCCAGGTGAGGAACGATGATGAGTTGCCGGTGGCCGTCCAGCTGGCGCAGCAGGAGATCGATGCCGTCAAGGAGTTTGTGGAGCGCGAGTATCCGCACTCGATACTACA AGAGGAGTACCAGGGCATCCTAACGTTCTATATACCCCTGACGGGGGTGAAATGGTCCCGGATCTTCGGCCTGATGGAGAGCAATCGGGACCAGCTGAACGTGGAGGACTACTCGGTGAGCCAGACGACGCTGGAGGAGATCTTCCTGGAGTTCGCCAAGTACCAGCGGGAGGATACGCGAGCCAACCA gCAGCGGTATGATGTGAAAAGGCTGTGCAAGTGCCTGCTAGCAAATGAGTATTGA